One Oncorhynchus kisutch isolate 150728-3 linkage group LG13, Okis_V2, whole genome shotgun sequence DNA window includes the following coding sequences:
- the LOC109906005 gene encoding protein tweety homolog 1 isoform X2, whose protein sequence is MAAMATVPSYTPSLWVRMCHALPRLDLTMTMRDNLFIPDSWEYQQTLLVLSSLSAIALVLSLLVIISFLIHYCCCRRGDRSEGSEEEEEDEEGSTGHGYGGKKGRGICCVTWVSVAAVTLCCVAIGVGFYGNSEANDGIYQLTSSLLTANYTLASIDLLVSDTISGLQLSIAGPLTTMEELFTGSKPYLVSTRNCRRLSENVVSLLTSLTMARSSDGGAWNSSNNRGDPPIAALTPVPPSMAPTVAPVGGVMPSPFSPGWAANTLMVNEDYRWLSYVLLLLLDLLVCLFILLGLAKQARWLLILMTVLAWLALFLSWGSLGLETATVVSVSDFCTDPNTFVLNSTHFNSGTSSDVLDYYLTCSRRMNSPFQQLLTQSQRALSSIHTHLSSLERNALPQVPKAEKSLREVQQILNATEGNFHQLVALLHCRGLNKDYIDSLKGLCSDGMEGLLYLSLYSFLSALAFTAILCSLPGAWRSFPRDSEEYEDSDSESEDPFTSHQARRQPAVGSQRGVLPPFYNYQGAGWTPPFSSAPPLPTPNVSSNGNPGYESLPLTDRQSPPPSYSTLPAC, encoded by the exons ACTCTACTGGTCCTCTCTAGTCTTTCGGCCATtgctctcgttctctccctcctcGTCATTATCTCCTTCCTTATACACTACTGCTGCTGTCGCCGTGGTGACCGGAGTGAGGgatctgaggaagaggaggaggatgaagagggcaGCACTGGCCATGGATACGGAGGCAAGAAAGGGCGGGGTATCTGCTGCGTCACCTGGGTGTCGGTGGCGGCTGTCACACTGTGCTG TGTTGCCATAGGCGTTGGTTTCTATGGCAACAGCGAGGCTAATGATGGGATATATCAGTTGACCTCATCTCTTCTCACAGCCAATTACACACTGGCTTCCATCGATCTGCTG GTTTCAGACACAATCTCTGGGCTACAGCTGTCCATCGCTGGGCCCCTGACCACTATGGAGGagctgtttacaggcagtaagccCTACTTGGTGTCCACCCGGAACTGTAGGAGACTGTCAGAGAACGTGGTGTCCCTGCTCACCTCTCTGACCATGGCTCGCTCCTCTGACGGGGGTGCCTGGAACAGCAGTAACAATAGGGGAGATCCTCCCATAGCGGCCCTCACCCCTGTGCCCCCCTCCATGGCCCCCACAGTGGCACCAGTCGGAGGGGTCATGCCAAGCCCCTTCTCCCCTGGCTGGGCAGCCAACACACTGATGGTCAACGAGGACTACAG ATGGCTGTCCTACGTGCTGCTGTTGCTGTTGGACCTCCTAGTGTGTCTGTTCATCCTGCTGGGGCTAGCCAAACAGGCCCGCTGGCTCCTCATCCT GATGACGGTGCTGGCCTGGCTGGCTCTGTTCCTGAGCTGGGGGTCCCTGGGCCTGGAGACTGCCACTGTGGTG TCTGTCAGTGACTTCTGTACAGATCCTAACACCTTTGTGCTCAACTCCACCCACTTCAACTCTGGGACCAGCTCAG ATGTGTTGGATTATTACCTGACCTGCAGCAGACGTATGAACAGCCCTTTCCAGCAG CTGCTGACCCAGTCACAGAGGGCCCTTTCCAGCATCCACACACACCTATCCAGCCTGGAACGGAATGCTCTCCCACAGGTCCCCAAGGCAGAG AAGTCACTCAGGGAGGTTCAGCAGATTCTCAATGCCACAGAGGGCAACTTTCACCAGCTGGTGGCGCTACTCCACTGTCGAGGTCTCAACAAG GATTATATTGACTCTTTGAAAGGCCTGTGCTCTGATGGGATGGAGGGATtgctctacctctccctctactctttCCTTTCGGCTCTGGCCTTCACTGCCATCCTCTGTTCCCTGCCCGGCGCCTGGAGAAgcttccccag AGATTCCGAGGAGTATGAAGATTCAGACAGCGAGAGCGAGGACCCCTTCACTTCCCATCAGGCACGTAGACAGCCGGCCGTGGGGTCTCAGCGAGGGGTCTTGCCCCCCTTCTATAATTACCAGGGGGCCGGGTGGACTCCTCCATTTTCTAGCGCGCCACCCCTCCC GACTCCAAACGTTTCCTCCAATGGCAACCCTGGCTATGAGAGCCTACCCCTGACTGACAGGCAGTCCCCACCCCCCTCT TACAGTACTCTCCCAGCATGCTGA
- the LOC109906026 gene encoding josephin-2, protein MSEGEVFHEKQRLELCAIHALNNVLQEQVFTKETADDICKRLAPQCVVNPHRSMLGTGNYDVNVIMAALQSRELAAVWWDKRRTVQSLCVDKVQGFILNVPSRVSLGIMSLPVKRRHWLAVRQVNGHYYNLDSKLKSPVCVGNEADLRTFLSEVLSPDVAEMLLVVRRDVEEYGTWLNSDDIRK, encoded by the exons ATGAGCGAAGGAGAGGTATTCCATGAGAAGCAGCGACTGGAGTTGTGCGCCATTCATGCTCTGAACAACGTTCTGCAAGAACAAGTGTTCACCAAGGAGACGGCAGATGACATCTGCAAGCG GCTAGCTCCACAGTGTGTGGTGAACCCTCACCGCTCGATGCTGGGCACAGGCAACTATGATGTCAACGTCATCATGGCTGCCCTACAGAGCAGAGAGTTGGCTGCAGTATGGTGGGACAAACGCAG AACAGTACAGAGTCTCTGTGTTGACAAGGTCCAGGGGTTCATCCTGAACGTTCCATCACGTGTCTCTCTTGGAATTATGTCCCTCCCTGTCAAGCGGCGGCACTGGCTTGCAGTGCGCCAGGTTAATGGACACTACTACAACCTCGACTCCAAACTAAAGAGTCCTGTCTGCGTCGGGAACGAAGCAGATCTCCG tacattTCTCAGTGAAGTTCTGTCTCCGGACGTGGCAGAGATGCTCCTGGTTGTGAGGAGGGACGTGGAGGAGTACGGAACCTGGCTGAACTCTGATGACATCAGGAAGTGA
- the LOC109906005 gene encoding protein tweety homolog 1 isoform X4: MAAMATVPSYTPSLWVRMCHALPRLDLTMTMRDNLFIPDSWEYQQTLLVLSSLSAIALVLSLLVIISFLIHYCCCRRGDRSEGSEEEEEDEEGSTGHGYGGKKGRGICCVTWVSVAAVTLCCVAIGVGFYGNSEANDGIYQLTSSLLTANYTLASIDLLVSDTISGLQLSIAGPLTTMEELFTGSKPYLVSTRNCRRLSENVVSLLTSLTMARSSDGGAWNSSNNRGDPPIAALTPVPPSMAPTVAPVGGVMPSPFSPGWAANTLMVNEDYRWLSYVLLLLLDLLVCLFILLGLAKQARWLLILMTVLAWLALFLSWGSLGLETATVVSVSDFCTDPNTFVLNSTHFNSGTSSDVLDYYLTCSRRMNSPFQQLLTQSQRALSSIHTHLSSLERNALPQVPKAEKSLREVQQILNATEGNFHQLVALLHCRGLNKDYIDSLKGLCSDGMEGLLYLSLYSFLSALAFTAILCSLPGAWRSFPRDSEEYEDSDSESEDPFTSHQYSPSMLTGYGGSQTHPNSAHSRNLYSR, encoded by the exons ACTCTACTGGTCCTCTCTAGTCTTTCGGCCATtgctctcgttctctccctcctcGTCATTATCTCCTTCCTTATACACTACTGCTGCTGTCGCCGTGGTGACCGGAGTGAGGgatctgaggaagaggaggaggatgaagagggcaGCACTGGCCATGGATACGGAGGCAAGAAAGGGCGGGGTATCTGCTGCGTCACCTGGGTGTCGGTGGCGGCTGTCACACTGTGCTG TGTTGCCATAGGCGTTGGTTTCTATGGCAACAGCGAGGCTAATGATGGGATATATCAGTTGACCTCATCTCTTCTCACAGCCAATTACACACTGGCTTCCATCGATCTGCTG GTTTCAGACACAATCTCTGGGCTACAGCTGTCCATCGCTGGGCCCCTGACCACTATGGAGGagctgtttacaggcagtaagccCTACTTGGTGTCCACCCGGAACTGTAGGAGACTGTCAGAGAACGTGGTGTCCCTGCTCACCTCTCTGACCATGGCTCGCTCCTCTGACGGGGGTGCCTGGAACAGCAGTAACAATAGGGGAGATCCTCCCATAGCGGCCCTCACCCCTGTGCCCCCCTCCATGGCCCCCACAGTGGCACCAGTCGGAGGGGTCATGCCAAGCCCCTTCTCCCCTGGCTGGGCAGCCAACACACTGATGGTCAACGAGGACTACAG ATGGCTGTCCTACGTGCTGCTGTTGCTGTTGGACCTCCTAGTGTGTCTGTTCATCCTGCTGGGGCTAGCCAAACAGGCCCGCTGGCTCCTCATCCT GATGACGGTGCTGGCCTGGCTGGCTCTGTTCCTGAGCTGGGGGTCCCTGGGCCTGGAGACTGCCACTGTGGTG TCTGTCAGTGACTTCTGTACAGATCCTAACACCTTTGTGCTCAACTCCACCCACTTCAACTCTGGGACCAGCTCAG ATGTGTTGGATTATTACCTGACCTGCAGCAGACGTATGAACAGCCCTTTCCAGCAG CTGCTGACCCAGTCACAGAGGGCCCTTTCCAGCATCCACACACACCTATCCAGCCTGGAACGGAATGCTCTCCCACAGGTCCCCAAGGCAGAG AAGTCACTCAGGGAGGTTCAGCAGATTCTCAATGCCACAGAGGGCAACTTTCACCAGCTGGTGGCGCTACTCCACTGTCGAGGTCTCAACAAG GATTATATTGACTCTTTGAAAGGCCTGTGCTCTGATGGGATGGAGGGATtgctctacctctccctctactctttCCTTTCGGCTCTGGCCTTCACTGCCATCCTCTGTTCCCTGCCCGGCGCCTGGAGAAgcttccccag AGATTCCGAGGAGTATGAAGATTCAGACAGCGAGAGCGAGGACCCCTTCACTTCCCATCAG TACTCTCCCAGCATGCTGACTGGTTACGGGGGTAGTCAAACACACCCCAACTCCGCCCATTCAAGGAACCTGTATTCACGCtaa
- the LOC109906005 gene encoding protein tweety homolog 1 isoform X1, protein MAAMATVPSYTPSLWVRMCHALPRLDLTMTMRDNLFIPDSWEYQQTLLVLSSLSAIALVLSLLVIISFLIHYCCCRRGDRSEGSEEEEEDEEGSTGHGYGGKKGRGICCVTWVSVAAVTLCCVAIGVGFYGNSEANDGIYQLTSSLLTANYTLASIDLLVSDTISGLQLSIAGPLTTMEELFTGSKPYLVSTRNCRRLSENVVSLLTSLTMARSSDGGAWNSSNNRGDPPIAALTPVPPSMAPTVAPVGGVMPSPFSPGWAANTLMVNEDYRWLSYVLLLLLDLLVCLFILLGLAKQARWLLILMTVLAWLALFLSWGSLGLETATVVSVSDFCTDPNTFVLNSTHFNSGTSSDVLDYYLTCSRRMNSPFQQLLTQSQRALSSIHTHLSSLERNALPQVPKAEKSLREVQQILNATEGNFHQLVALLHCRGLNKDYIDSLKGLCSDGMEGLLYLSLYSFLSALAFTAILCSLPGAWRSFPRDSEEYEDSDSESEDPFTSHQARRQPAVGSQRGVLPPFYNYQGAGWTPPFSSAPPLPTPNVSSNGNPGYESLPLTDRQSPPPSYSPSMLTGYGGSQTHPNSAHSRNLYSR, encoded by the exons ACTCTACTGGTCCTCTCTAGTCTTTCGGCCATtgctctcgttctctccctcctcGTCATTATCTCCTTCCTTATACACTACTGCTGCTGTCGCCGTGGTGACCGGAGTGAGGgatctgaggaagaggaggaggatgaagagggcaGCACTGGCCATGGATACGGAGGCAAGAAAGGGCGGGGTATCTGCTGCGTCACCTGGGTGTCGGTGGCGGCTGTCACACTGTGCTG TGTTGCCATAGGCGTTGGTTTCTATGGCAACAGCGAGGCTAATGATGGGATATATCAGTTGACCTCATCTCTTCTCACAGCCAATTACACACTGGCTTCCATCGATCTGCTG GTTTCAGACACAATCTCTGGGCTACAGCTGTCCATCGCTGGGCCCCTGACCACTATGGAGGagctgtttacaggcagtaagccCTACTTGGTGTCCACCCGGAACTGTAGGAGACTGTCAGAGAACGTGGTGTCCCTGCTCACCTCTCTGACCATGGCTCGCTCCTCTGACGGGGGTGCCTGGAACAGCAGTAACAATAGGGGAGATCCTCCCATAGCGGCCCTCACCCCTGTGCCCCCCTCCATGGCCCCCACAGTGGCACCAGTCGGAGGGGTCATGCCAAGCCCCTTCTCCCCTGGCTGGGCAGCCAACACACTGATGGTCAACGAGGACTACAG ATGGCTGTCCTACGTGCTGCTGTTGCTGTTGGACCTCCTAGTGTGTCTGTTCATCCTGCTGGGGCTAGCCAAACAGGCCCGCTGGCTCCTCATCCT GATGACGGTGCTGGCCTGGCTGGCTCTGTTCCTGAGCTGGGGGTCCCTGGGCCTGGAGACTGCCACTGTGGTG TCTGTCAGTGACTTCTGTACAGATCCTAACACCTTTGTGCTCAACTCCACCCACTTCAACTCTGGGACCAGCTCAG ATGTGTTGGATTATTACCTGACCTGCAGCAGACGTATGAACAGCCCTTTCCAGCAG CTGCTGACCCAGTCACAGAGGGCCCTTTCCAGCATCCACACACACCTATCCAGCCTGGAACGGAATGCTCTCCCACAGGTCCCCAAGGCAGAG AAGTCACTCAGGGAGGTTCAGCAGATTCTCAATGCCACAGAGGGCAACTTTCACCAGCTGGTGGCGCTACTCCACTGTCGAGGTCTCAACAAG GATTATATTGACTCTTTGAAAGGCCTGTGCTCTGATGGGATGGAGGGATtgctctacctctccctctactctttCCTTTCGGCTCTGGCCTTCACTGCCATCCTCTGTTCCCTGCCCGGCGCCTGGAGAAgcttccccag AGATTCCGAGGAGTATGAAGATTCAGACAGCGAGAGCGAGGACCCCTTCACTTCCCATCAGGCACGTAGACAGCCGGCCGTGGGGTCTCAGCGAGGGGTCTTGCCCCCCTTCTATAATTACCAGGGGGCCGGGTGGACTCCTCCATTTTCTAGCGCGCCACCCCTCCC GACTCCAAACGTTTCCTCCAATGGCAACCCTGGCTATGAGAGCCTACCCCTGACTGACAGGCAGTCCCCACCCCCCTCT TACTCTCCCAGCATGCTGACTGGTTACGGGGGTAGTCAAACACACCCCAACTCCGCCCATTCAAGGAACCTGTATTCACGCtaa
- the LOC109906005 gene encoding protein tweety homolog 1 isoform X5, whose translation MAAMATVPSYTPSLWVRMCHALPRLDLTMTMRDNLFIPDSWEYQQTLLVLSSLSAIALVLSLLVIISFLIHYCCCRRGDRSEGSEEEEEDEEGSTGHGYGGKKGRGICCVTWVSVAAVTLCCVAIGVGFYGNSEANDGIYQLTSSLLTANYTLASIDLLVSDTISGLQLSIAGPLTTMEELFTGSKPYLVSTRNCRRLSENVVSLLTSLTMARSSDGGAWNSSNNRGDPPIAALTPVPPSMAPTVAPVGGVMPSPFSPGWAANTLMVNEDYRWLSYVLLLLLDLLVCLFILLGLAKQARWLLILMTVLAWLALFLSWGSLGLETATVVSVSDFCTDPNTFVLNSTHFNSGTSSDVLDYYLTCSRRMNSPFQQLLTQSQRALSSIHTHLSSLERNALPQVPKAEKSLREVQQILNATEGNFHQLVALLHCRGLNKDYIDSLKGLCSDGMEGLLYLSLYSFLSALAFTAILCSLPGAWRSFPRDSEEYEDSDSESEDPFTSHQDSKRFLQWQPWL comes from the exons ACTCTACTGGTCCTCTCTAGTCTTTCGGCCATtgctctcgttctctccctcctcGTCATTATCTCCTTCCTTATACACTACTGCTGCTGTCGCCGTGGTGACCGGAGTGAGGgatctgaggaagaggaggaggatgaagagggcaGCACTGGCCATGGATACGGAGGCAAGAAAGGGCGGGGTATCTGCTGCGTCACCTGGGTGTCGGTGGCGGCTGTCACACTGTGCTG TGTTGCCATAGGCGTTGGTTTCTATGGCAACAGCGAGGCTAATGATGGGATATATCAGTTGACCTCATCTCTTCTCACAGCCAATTACACACTGGCTTCCATCGATCTGCTG GTTTCAGACACAATCTCTGGGCTACAGCTGTCCATCGCTGGGCCCCTGACCACTATGGAGGagctgtttacaggcagtaagccCTACTTGGTGTCCACCCGGAACTGTAGGAGACTGTCAGAGAACGTGGTGTCCCTGCTCACCTCTCTGACCATGGCTCGCTCCTCTGACGGGGGTGCCTGGAACAGCAGTAACAATAGGGGAGATCCTCCCATAGCGGCCCTCACCCCTGTGCCCCCCTCCATGGCCCCCACAGTGGCACCAGTCGGAGGGGTCATGCCAAGCCCCTTCTCCCCTGGCTGGGCAGCCAACACACTGATGGTCAACGAGGACTACAG ATGGCTGTCCTACGTGCTGCTGTTGCTGTTGGACCTCCTAGTGTGTCTGTTCATCCTGCTGGGGCTAGCCAAACAGGCCCGCTGGCTCCTCATCCT GATGACGGTGCTGGCCTGGCTGGCTCTGTTCCTGAGCTGGGGGTCCCTGGGCCTGGAGACTGCCACTGTGGTG TCTGTCAGTGACTTCTGTACAGATCCTAACACCTTTGTGCTCAACTCCACCCACTTCAACTCTGGGACCAGCTCAG ATGTGTTGGATTATTACCTGACCTGCAGCAGACGTATGAACAGCCCTTTCCAGCAG CTGCTGACCCAGTCACAGAGGGCCCTTTCCAGCATCCACACACACCTATCCAGCCTGGAACGGAATGCTCTCCCACAGGTCCCCAAGGCAGAG AAGTCACTCAGGGAGGTTCAGCAGATTCTCAATGCCACAGAGGGCAACTTTCACCAGCTGGTGGCGCTACTCCACTGTCGAGGTCTCAACAAG GATTATATTGACTCTTTGAAAGGCCTGTGCTCTGATGGGATGGAGGGATtgctctacctctccctctactctttCCTTTCGGCTCTGGCCTTCACTGCCATCCTCTGTTCCCTGCCCGGCGCCTGGAGAAgcttccccag AGATTCCGAGGAGTATGAAGATTCAGACAGCGAGAGCGAGGACCCCTTCACTTCCCATCAG GACTCCAAACGTTTCCTCCAATGGCAACCCTGGCTATGA
- the LOC109906005 gene encoding protein tweety homolog 1 isoform X3: MAAMATVPSYTPSLWVRMCHALPRLDLTMTMRDNLFIPDSWEYQQTLLVLSSLSAIALVLSLLVIISFLIHYCCCRRGDRSEGSEEEEEDEEGSTGHGYGGKKGRGICCVTWVSVAAVTLCCVAIGVGFYGNSEANDGIYQLTSSLLTANYTLASIDLLVSDTISGLQLSIAGPLTTMEELFTGSKPYLVSTRNCRRLSENVVSLLTSLTMARSSDGGAWNSSNNRGDPPIAALTPVPPSMAPTVAPVGGVMPSPFSPGWAANTLMVNEDYRWLSYVLLLLLDLLVCLFILLGLAKQARWLLILMTVLAWLALFLSWGSLGLETATVVSVSDFCTDPNTFVLNSTHFNSGTSSDVLDYYLTCSRRMNSPFQQLLTQSQRALSSIHTHLSSLERNALPQVPKAEKSLREVQQILNATEGNFHQLVALLHCRGLNKDYIDSLKGLCSDGMEGLLYLSLYSFLSALAFTAILCSLPGAWRSFPRDSEEYEDSDSESEDPFTSHQARRQPAVGSQRGVLPPFYNYQGAGWTPPFSSAPPLPTLPAC; the protein is encoded by the exons ACTCTACTGGTCCTCTCTAGTCTTTCGGCCATtgctctcgttctctccctcctcGTCATTATCTCCTTCCTTATACACTACTGCTGCTGTCGCCGTGGTGACCGGAGTGAGGgatctgaggaagaggaggaggatgaagagggcaGCACTGGCCATGGATACGGAGGCAAGAAAGGGCGGGGTATCTGCTGCGTCACCTGGGTGTCGGTGGCGGCTGTCACACTGTGCTG TGTTGCCATAGGCGTTGGTTTCTATGGCAACAGCGAGGCTAATGATGGGATATATCAGTTGACCTCATCTCTTCTCACAGCCAATTACACACTGGCTTCCATCGATCTGCTG GTTTCAGACACAATCTCTGGGCTACAGCTGTCCATCGCTGGGCCCCTGACCACTATGGAGGagctgtttacaggcagtaagccCTACTTGGTGTCCACCCGGAACTGTAGGAGACTGTCAGAGAACGTGGTGTCCCTGCTCACCTCTCTGACCATGGCTCGCTCCTCTGACGGGGGTGCCTGGAACAGCAGTAACAATAGGGGAGATCCTCCCATAGCGGCCCTCACCCCTGTGCCCCCCTCCATGGCCCCCACAGTGGCACCAGTCGGAGGGGTCATGCCAAGCCCCTTCTCCCCTGGCTGGGCAGCCAACACACTGATGGTCAACGAGGACTACAG ATGGCTGTCCTACGTGCTGCTGTTGCTGTTGGACCTCCTAGTGTGTCTGTTCATCCTGCTGGGGCTAGCCAAACAGGCCCGCTGGCTCCTCATCCT GATGACGGTGCTGGCCTGGCTGGCTCTGTTCCTGAGCTGGGGGTCCCTGGGCCTGGAGACTGCCACTGTGGTG TCTGTCAGTGACTTCTGTACAGATCCTAACACCTTTGTGCTCAACTCCACCCACTTCAACTCTGGGACCAGCTCAG ATGTGTTGGATTATTACCTGACCTGCAGCAGACGTATGAACAGCCCTTTCCAGCAG CTGCTGACCCAGTCACAGAGGGCCCTTTCCAGCATCCACACACACCTATCCAGCCTGGAACGGAATGCTCTCCCACAGGTCCCCAAGGCAGAG AAGTCACTCAGGGAGGTTCAGCAGATTCTCAATGCCACAGAGGGCAACTTTCACCAGCTGGTGGCGCTACTCCACTGTCGAGGTCTCAACAAG GATTATATTGACTCTTTGAAAGGCCTGTGCTCTGATGGGATGGAGGGATtgctctacctctccctctactctttCCTTTCGGCTCTGGCCTTCACTGCCATCCTCTGTTCCCTGCCCGGCGCCTGGAGAAgcttccccag AGATTCCGAGGAGTATGAAGATTCAGACAGCGAGAGCGAGGACCCCTTCACTTCCCATCAGGCACGTAGACAGCCGGCCGTGGGGTCTCAGCGAGGGGTCTTGCCCCCCTTCTATAATTACCAGGGGGCCGGGTGGACTCCTCCATTTTCTAGCGCGCCACCCCTCCC TACTCTCCCAGCATGCTGA